A stretch of the Vicinamibacterales bacterium genome encodes the following:
- a CDS encoding metal-sensitive transcriptional regulator: MLDEAQQQAIVTRLNRIEGQVRGIRRMVQEPRLCIEILQQLSAAEAALNRISLAVFRNHVETCVPAGVEKGEPDRSARLAELVDIFDRFGR; this comes from the coding sequence ATGCTCGACGAGGCCCAACAACAGGCAATCGTCACGCGTCTGAACCGTATCGAAGGTCAGGTGCGCGGCATCCGCCGGATGGTCCAGGAGCCTCGTCTCTGCATCGAAATCCTCCAGCAGCTCTCCGCCGCCGAGGCGGCGCTGAACCGCATCTCTCTGGCCGTCTTCCGGAACCACGTCGAAACCTGCGTGCCGGCGGGCGTCGAAAAGGGAGAGCCGGATCGTAGCGCACGCCTGGCCGAGCTGGTCGACATCTTCGACCGATTCGGCCGCTAA